In Pleurodeles waltl isolate 20211129_DDA chromosome 5, aPleWal1.hap1.20221129, whole genome shotgun sequence, the DNA window AATGCTTGTGTGCGTCTCTACTCCACTCGAGTCCCGGCAGTCCATGCACAGGCTCCAAGACTCAACTATCCAAACTCTGCTTTAATGCTGGtaatacccagcatgagagaagcaccgggattggtctgagcggtcTGGTTTGATGCTCAGTCAGGCCCTGGGAGCCGTGCCTGTTCTGCACCCAGGTGTGCACCACAGCTCGGATAgagaaatctaagtgcgcatgtcagttcggTGATCCTAAGACAGCctgccaaaccgacatgtgcactttTGCTTCAGTACCCACTGCTACTTTCAAACAGGATGAATCGGCCTTACCCCGCCCTTGTCTCAGCTCAGCGAAgaaacataaaatgataataatctgttttattatctttttattttacttgtttttCACTGCTGAGAACGCAGTGGGGCAATGTTTCTCCGCCTTAACAGAGGAGCTGCTGCTGATAGAAACTCTTTGTAGTTTAAAtgcacaaaaacatatttttgctactgTTGCAAAAAGGTGTTATTGGCTTTAAATTGTTTGAGCTACTCTAATCTAACAACATAGTTTAAATACACAAGGATGTCTAAAAAAGAAtaagaaataaatgaaaaacacatcAGCAAAATAAAGTATATGACCCTTAAACATGGCATTGAATTGTGCTAATTAGGAGAGCGTATATATGATCAGAGACAATGCAGTTACATAAAAACCATGGCTGAAGTGGAGTTTAATCAAGCAAACCTATCTTTACCAAGAATCATGtatataaattatttaaattttGCTATTAAAAAAATTTATTTTCGTCCATCCCATCCCTCCGCCCACTGTCTCATTGCAAATCTTTCTGGCTTCTAAGAGCTCCCAAACATCCTTATCAAACGTACACCCCTTCTTTTACCCGCGCCACCCAACTAACAAGCACAAGACAACTACTTACAGAAAACTTGGTACTTCCCTTTGAGTTCCTAACATTATATACCTTCTCTTAACTCTCCCTTTTCAAATCCATTCCTATCATTCTATCTCTACCCTAAACTGTACTAAAAGCCTACCACAAACAatgcacaagaaaaaacaaaaacagaaacaaatgcaCTGTCTGACTTACTACTAATCTTGAGTTCCGGAGGAGCGTGCTCCTTGCCCcaaaaaagcacttcaatgcctctcTGAAGTCGTAAGGGctataaaaatacatttacaactACAATTAGAAATAATTAATAAGAAACAGTTAAAAGCCCAGAAAGCCAGGCAGGGGGATGGAACAGATGTTCCTCCACAGGGTAAGGACCTACATGGCTACAATCTGCAAGCGGGAAAAGTAATTGAACTATTGATCCTAAATTTGCTTGCAACTGCATATGGAAGAAAAGGAATATATTTGTCAGATGCCaacttcccatagggattttgaaagaGTGTAAAGTCTTGCAGGTTATTAATgtttgcaaatatttttaaaagcttaaagaaaaatatgtttaatGTTTGAAGTTCAAAAGTGTTCCCTTTAAAGAAAATGTTCACTATAAAAGTTATGCACCTTTATTTCCCCAGGTTCAGGCACCTGATCACAGAGTACGATCCTGAAGTGCAGGAGGTGGCACCACTGTTCCGCTCTGTGCTGCAGGAAGCTTTCGACAAAATGAAAGAGGAAGAAGAATCAAAGAAGCTGACCAGTCAGTGGAACACAAGGCGAACCTTGAGCCTATCTTTAACTACATTTAAGTCACGGTCCAGGATTTACCCTTTCAGCAGTGACATCAAGACCATTTCTGAAGATGTGGAGCACGGCGCAGAGCCCGCCAGGAGAGTGTGGAGCATGCCGGAGTTCCAAACCCCTAAAGATGACTGACATGATCTGTGAATTTTTcacct includes these proteins:
- the RD3 gene encoding protein RD3, with amino-acid sequence MMSLASWFRWNDSQCRISQRSPVDMVMETLMVELNWQIKQTEKQQRERENEYRKIKTGVDYSWLVSYPKHSYEINPGDRLQLEDLCAKIHPSYCGPVILRFRHLITEYDPEVQEVAPLFRSVLQEAFDKMKEEEESKKLTSQWNTRRTLSLSLTTFKSRSRIYPFSSDIKTISEDVEHGAEPARRVWSMPEFQTPKDD